One window of the Cryptomeria japonica chromosome 7, Sugi_1.0, whole genome shotgun sequence genome contains the following:
- the LOC131045065 gene encoding glycine-rich cell wall structural protein 1-like, whose product MEGVEVEVMEEKEVGFGGGGGFGGRGGGGGWLQRRGKGNQPLHLSQGPLLEGGTKAGVRGVGGDGGGKGGYQGTIVREEGAIGKGVDPMDMGKGAIGGGGYGWDGGGGDGGGGGYGG is encoded by the coding sequence atggagggggtggaggtggaggttaTGGAGGAGAAGGAGGTGGGATTTGGAggtgggggtggatttggaggtAGGGGTGGAGGTGGTGGATGGTTACAGAGGAGAGGTAAAGGCAATCAACCTTTGCATCTATCACAGGGTCCTTTGTTAGAGGGGGGAACTAAAGCAGGAGTGAGGGGTGTGGGTGGAGATGGGGGAGGTAAAGGGGGATACCAAGGTACCATAGTTAGAGAGGAGGGAGCTATAGGTAAAGGAGTAGATCCTATGGATATGGGCAAGGGAGCTATAGGTGGAGGAGGATATGGATGGGATggaggtggaggtgatggaggGGGTGGAGGTTATGGAGGATAA